The Arachis duranensis cultivar V14167 chromosome 2, aradu.V14167.gnm2.J7QH, whole genome shotgun sequence genome has a window encoding:
- the LOC107472450 gene encoding SKP1-like protein 21: MSEIDMAVIKPEMMKSYIWLQTSDGSIQQVEQEIAMFCPLICQEIITKGMGSSKNSAISLPQQVTPSTLSLILDYCRFHQVPGRSNKERKSHDEKFVRMGTNRLCELVSAADSLQLRPLVDLISRALARKIEGRTPEEIREIFHLPDDLTEEEKLEPLKNITDDPRIRLLNRLYAKKRKELKERERLKNVEIEEERVDERSVDDLLTFINGNDRDAKAVKTSKSKKKNRKKKDQQKNSSLKDNTALDKKELNGHDTGDQSSDGNIIGETSNLLYEEDGTFSPKIDFDDGDLDDDGIEPAIREKIDREVADFARRINSDWTERMQDFLTSGRERTSTFSATNGNGYLRRHA, from the exons ATGTCAGAAATTGACATGGCCGTTATTAAACCTGAG ATGATGAAGTCATATATTTGGCTTCAGACTTCTGATGGTTCAATCCAACAAGTCGAACAAGAAATTGCAATGTTTTGCCCACTGATATGTCAAGAAATAATAACAAAAGGCATGGGTTCATCAAAGAATTCTGCAATATCTCTTCCTCAACAAGTCACCCCTTCTACGTTGAGCTTAATTCTTGATTATTGTCGCTTTCATCAAGTACCAGGCCGCTCAAACAAG GAACGGAAATCTCATGACGAGAAGTTCGTTAGGATGGGCACAAATAGGCTTTGTGAGTTGGTGTCTGCTGCAGACAGCCTTCAGTTAAGGCCATTGGTTGATCTCATCAGTCGTGCACTTGCTCGAAAAATTGAAGGAAGAACACCGGAGGAGATACGTGAAATATTTCATCTGCCTGATGATCTTACAGAG GAAGAGAAGTTGGAGCCCTTGAAAAACATAACTGATGACCCAAGGATCAGACTTTTGAATCGTTTATATGCAAAAAAGAGGAAAGAACTAAAAGAGCGTGAAAGGTTAAAG AATGTCGAAATTGAAGAAGAGCGTGTAGATGAACGTTCAGTTGATGACCTTTTAACTTTCATTAATGGAAATGATAGAG ATGCAAAGGCGGTTAAAACTTCAAAGAGTAAAAAGAAGAACCGGAAGAAAAAAGACCAACAGAAGAACTCTTCTTTGAAGGACAATACTGCACTGGATAAGAAG GAGTTAAATGGGCATGATACCGGTGACCAAAGTTCTGATGGAAATATAATTGGCGAGACATCAAATTTACTGTACGAAGAGGATGGCACCTTTTCTCCTAAGATTGACTTTGATGATGGAGATTTGGATGATGATGGGATTGAGCCTGCAATTAGGGAAAAAATTGACAG GGAGGTGGCAGATTTTGCTCGCAGAATAAATTCTGACTGGACAGAGAGGATGCAAGATTTTTTAACATCCGGGAGAGAGAGGACATCAACGTTTTCTGCTACCAATGGGAATGGTTATCTAAGGCGACATGCAT GA